In Acidisarcina polymorpha, the DNA window GAAGGGGAAGATCGATATTCTCTTCGCCAGCGCCGGTGTAGGCGAGTTAGCGAAACTGGAGGATGTGACCGAGGAACATTTTGATAAAACGTTCAATCTGAATGTGCGAGGAACTCTTTTCACGGTTCAAAAGGCCCTACCGCTATTCAACGACAAGGGATCAGTCATTATGAATGGATCGATCGCCAGCATCAAGAGTTCGCCCGCCCTCGGTACGTACGGTGCCAGCAAGGCGGCCATTCGCGCGTTTGCCCGTACTTGGCTAGTCGAGCTAAAAGACCGGGGTATTCGAGTAAATGTTCTCAGCCCCGGCACCATCGACACTCCTGTGCTCGATCCTTTCGGGCCGGACGTCAAAGAGCGTTTCAGATCAAGGGTGCCGCGCGGTGAACTGGGGCGCCCGGAAGAGATTGCGTCCGTCGCACTCTTTCTGGCGTCTGCCGACTCGAGCTTTGTCAACGGCGTCGAACTATTTGTGGATGGTGGAGCCGCGCAGATTTAAGCCCCTCCATGCAAGTGGAGTTGCTTGGTGACTAGCAGGCTCTGACTAGACGCAGGAAATAAAGGCGTCAGTGCCGGTTTTGCCAGTTTCTAACTGATTTCCCGTCAATAACTTAGGTTTTGGCAGTTCCATTGCATGGAGGCGTCAAACCCACAGGCAAGATATAGGAGCGGCGAATAGGCGATCCCCGAAAGGGACCACCTTCGTTCCGTCGTACATTACGATTCCAAGTTTCAGGTCATCACCACAAATGTCCAACAGCTTTTTGATCCCTTTGAAGTCGCTCGCGTGGACGGTTGCGCTTGCTTTGACCTCAACACCGACTAGTGCGCCGTGTTCATCCTCTACGACGATGTCAATCTCATCCTGATCCTTATCCCGATAGTGATGGAGCGTATAGCCTTCGTCGGACCATGTGATCTGCTTCATGACTTCGGCAAATACAAATGTTTCCAGCAACGCACCAAACGTTGAGCGGTCCTTTGCTATCTGCTCAGTAGTCAATGCCAGCAAGGTGGCAAGCAACCCAGAGTCGACAAAATGCAATTTTGGGGTCTTGATCAGTCTCTTCAGTTCATTGCGGAACCACGGGGAGACCCGCTGCACGAGAAAGAGCTGTTCAAGGATGCCGGTGTATTTTCTCGTCGTCTTGTCGTCCATCCCGATCTGTCCGCCGATTTGAGTGAAGTTGGTAAGCTGCCCGGACTGGTGGGCAAGTACCTGGAGCAGGCGCGGCAACTGATCCAGCTTCTCTACTTCCGCAATATCCCGCACATCCCTCTGTACGATCGCCTTCACATAGTCGCGAGCCCAAGCCTGACGTCGCCGAAAGTCTTCTCTTCGCAGCATCTCCGGGTAGCCGCCTACTAGCACCGCATGGACAAGCTGATCGCCTTCGATATCCGGCCCTGGCTTCACCAACTTGCCATTGAATGCCATCTTCAGGAAGCTGGGCTCTTTGCCGAGTGTTTCGGCTCTGGAAATCGGCATCAGGTTTACGATTTCCATGCGGCCTGCAAGGCTCTCGGACACTTGAGGAAGAGTGAGAATGTTGGCAGATCCCGTCAGCAGGAAACGGCCTGCTCTGCGGTCGTTATCAACGGATCTCTTGATGGCTCTCAGAAGTTCCGGGGCTCTTTGCACTTCGTCGATGGTGACCAGATCGAATCCACGGACAAAGCCAGCGGGATCGTTGCGAGCGGCTTCAAGCACCGTGTCGTCATCCAAGGTCACATACTCGCGGTCCTTATCGGCGAACTGTTGGACAAGCGTCGTCTTGCCGCACTGTCGTGGTCCTATCAGCATAACCACGGGAGTGTCAGTGAGGGCAGTGGCCACACGGCGTGCTGCGAATCTCTGAACGAATTGGAAATTGGCGTCGACCATCTCGGATTATTGTAGCGTCTAATCCGGATTAGCAGTCCGTCCGATTCGGATTAGGAGCCCGGCCAAATCGGAGAGGTTGAAAGCCTATCGCCCCAGTCCCGGCAACCAATCACCACCGAAATCCAAGGGGGATTCGCCTTGGCCCAGAACTACGGAACGCCTCCTAAACACTGGGTCGACGTACAAATAGCGTACACAGAGGAAGCGAAATGAGCCCAAATGGTCCCATCCAGGCCCAAAACAATTTCCTGTAACACCCATCCCATCAACAACTTCCATTGATCCTAAACCGCTTAGCATACTTGGAAGGCAGCCCTGAAAAGGCCGGCGTCGGCGGTTCGATCCCGTCTCTGGCCACCACATTGTAAAAGACTTACAGGCAACCAGATTTCGCTCAAAACAGCCGAGGACACAAATAGGAGACATCCTGGAAACTACGTGGTACCTCTCGGTACTACAACATCAGGCTCTCCGTTCTTCTTTGCCCGACACAGCCTCCTCTTTCCCCTCTCTTTCTGGCTTCGGTTCAAGCTTGCTCCATACCTCCCGCGAGACGCTTCCAGTCTTCATGATGTGCGCCTGAGCCAACTCGGCATAGCGTTCCGTCATCTTGATGTTGGAAAAATGCTGATCGCCGCGCTGAGCATGCGAGAGTCGAAGCTAGGGGTGACTCGCGAGCCGAGCATCCGCGAAGCCATCGTGGATTTTGAAAGGCGAAAGACTCCCCCGGCTGCTCAGTTCGTGTACGTAACGAGCCGCTAGCCGGGATACCAGAATCAGCACGAGGGTTGAGACCGATCGAGCCGGATCGGCTCAACCTTGGTGTTCCCGGGCGGCGGTCATTTGACCGAGAACTGAGTTCGTGGGATAGATGATGCCGAACATAGCGGAGTCAAGCGGGTTCGATCGAGGCTACCGAATTGGGCTCATCTTCCCGATGTGGATTTGCAACTCGCCTCCATTACGAGGTTGGGGCGGGTACTCTGTTTTCAGAGTGGAGGATGTGGTGAAATTTTTGGCGGCAGCAGTGTTTTATCCCATGCTCTGGCCGCGGCGTGGTGCTCGATGCAGGCCGCCTTGCGAGCGGATTCGCGATCATCGCAGCGGTCGTGATTGGCCTTGTGTCTCTCTTGACCCGGCATAGGTTCTGGCTACCAGCTGGGCTGTCTGTTCTCGCAGGATTCATCATCTTTCTGCTAATGCGGCTGTATGACGCTGTTCTCTGCCGGTTGAATCCGAGTAGCCGGACGTTGACTCTGTACCAATAACAATCCAATCAAGTGGTGCGAGAAGCGGCAGATGTGCATTTCCGATAAGCTACGGGTTCAATGCGGTGAAATCTGCACATGGTGACCGGTCGGCTCACTATATGCATGTTCGAGTCTGCCGCGACATATGCCGAGCAGGTTCCTAGGCTTGGGACACACATGGAACCTGCTCACTATAGGTGTAGGTTACTTCCGGATACCATAACGTGGGGCCGGTTGATCGTTCTGCGTCGCTGCGAGTAATGCAGAGGATGTCTTTTCAAATTCCTGCACCAAGCTGTTATCGTGCACTGATGGAGCGGTAATGAATTCGCCGTTATCCAGTCCCGTAAGAGCGGCATCGACGCAGTCTTCAGTGGTCATGACGACGCCCGCTCCGAGGCTGGACAGCGGAACTCCCATTGTGTCCCAGATCTCCGAAACAGTCGCTGCAGGTGCAACGAATTGCAAGCGGATGGCAGTTTCTGCGAGCTGCTGTTTCAGTCCTTGTGTGAAGTTGAGCACGTAGGCCTTGGTCGCACCATAAATCGGTACCCAAGGATACCCAGAAAAGCCGACAACAGAGCCAATGTTAACGATCGTCCCGGAGTTACGTTCGAGAAAGTGAGGTAGAACTGCTCTGGTGAGAGCGGTGAGCGCGGTGACGTTCAGGGCGACGAGGTTGGTGATGGTATCCAGAGAGACCTGAGACACGGGCACGACGCTAGAGGTTCCTGCGTTGTTTACGAGAAGTGTGATTGCAGGATCACTGCTCAACTTCTGCATGGTCTCAGAGAGGCCGGACGGTTGAGCCAAGTCTGCGACCAGAACACCGACCTTGACGGAGAAGCGCGCCTGAAGATCATCAGCAATTGCCTGCAAGCGGTCACGACGACGTGCAACAAGAAGAAGATCGTAACCGCGGGCGGCAAGACGATCGGCATATACCTTGCCGATACCGGAAGAGGCCCCAGTGATAACGGCTGTACCAAGGGTGCTAGGCTTCGCCTGGCTCATGGAAAAGCTCCTTCAAGGAGTAATTTGCGGGGATATCCTGGCACCCGTCAATTGTGTCCGCTGGATTTCCTACCGTACGGTAAAGGATGTGCGGCAGGTGTGATCGATCCAAATTGTTTTACTATTTGGTAGGAATTTGAAGATCGGCGTCTGTTTGAAACATCAAGAACTGGTTAGGGGAACGTATGCCAGGACAGACCGAATCGAAGCGACGTCCGGGGCGACCGCGGGGCTTTGACCGAGACGCAGCTTTACATGCTGCGATGCTCCTGTTTTGGAAGCAGGGCTTCGATGCAACGTCCTACACTGACCTGACGAAGGCGACCGGCATGAGTAAGCCCACGATTTATGCCGCCTTTGGAGACAAAGTCGATCTGTTCAGGAAGGCTATGGTGGTCTACGCGGAGGAGGCCACGAGGGTCTATGAGGAAGCCTTGAATCAGCCAACTGCGCGTGAAGCTGTGGAGACCTGCCTGCGGCTCGCACGCGGGCTAAATTCTCCGCCGGACGAGCCGCGGGTCTGCTTCCTTGTGCAGGGTGCACTGACAGGGAGTGCAGACACGCAGACGCTTCGCGACGAACTCGCCGGCTTCCAGCGACAGGCTACACGAAAACTGCGGAAACGATTGGACGAGGGGAAACGAAAGGGCGAGTTACCAGCGACTGCGAATACCGCGGCGATGGCAGAGTATTTTACTTCCGTCGTGACGGGACTTTCAGTGCAAGCTGCCAACGGGGCCGCAGCGAAAGACTTGAATGCAGTGCTGAAGATGGCAATGGCGTCCTGGCCTAGCAAGTAGGGCATCGCCTTTAGGGCCTTCACGCACTGCATGAACGGTGATTGACATCAATGCTGCTCGGCGGCAAGTGCAGCTTTTGTGCGCCTAGAGGCGGATCTGGACCCGAGTCATTCCTGCCGTAACGCGATTGTCGGGTCCACGCCGCTCGCGCGCACAGCAGGAATAAAACCTGCAAATCCCGCAGCTAGAGCAAGAATGATTGCGGAGCTAATGAACGTCAAAGGATCGCGTGCATTCAATCCATAGAGTTGGCTGCGGATCAGATTGACGAGGACCAGTGCAAGCGTGACACCGGCTGCGAGGCCGGATCCGATAAGAAGAAGCACATCGCACATGATCATCGCGATTACATTGCTCCGAAGCGCCCCAAGCGCGATGCGAATGCCAATTTCACGCGTCCTTCGCAACACGGTGTAGGCCATAACGCCATACAGCCCGATCACAGCGAGCACCATGGCGAAGCAACCGAAAACCGCGGAAAGACTGGCGACAAGACGCTCAGTCCTGAGCGAGAATCCTATCTGCTCGTTCACAGTCTGGAGATCAACCGCCGGGACATGCGGGTCGAACCGGTGCATGCGTTCGCGCAGTGCATCCTCAAATTGGCGCGGATCACCCTGCGTGCGCACATATACAGTCATGCCGCGGACGTTGGATACTGCGAGATAGGGAAAATAGGCTTGCGGCGGGGGCGTCTCCTTTAGATCCCGGTATTTCCTGTCTGGAATTACACCGATCACTTCCGTCTTCGGTGGGACCGACTCCGAGTCGCTCACCAACCCGAATCGCTGCCCAAGGGGATTGCGGCCGGGGAAATATTCCCTGGCAAAGCTCTCATTCACCACAGCGTAATCGGTCGGCGCAACGTCTTGAGCGCTGAATGCACGGCCCGCAATAACAGGAATACCGAGCGTCGCGAAGTAGTTCGGGTCGACTTGGCTAAGAACCGGCTGTTGTTCAATCGGAGTACCCTCAAAGTCCTTACCCACAATCGCATTCTGCCACGCATAACCCCTCAGAACCGGCATCGTGGAGAATGCAATCGAAGTAACTCCGGGCATCGCTTCGAGATCGACTTTGAGGCGGTCGTAGTATGACTTCGTATCTGCGAAGGAGTATCCGCTGAGCGTAGGTGCAGTTGTGAATGTAAGCAGATGATCGGTTGGGAACCCAGGCCCCACGTCCTCGAGATTGCGCAGGGTACGTACGAACAGTCCCGCGCCAACAAGCAGCAGTAGAGAAAGAGCCATCTGAATCGAGACCAGTAACCTGCGAAGAGACATGCCGCCAGTTGAGGCTGCCCCTGATCTGTCTTTGAGCGCGAGTGTGATCTCAGTGCGCGAGGCGCGCATGGCGGGCAAAAGTCCGAAGACGAGTGAGGTCAGGAGCATAGCTCCCAGAGTAAACGCGAGCATACGCCCATCCGGAATGGGCGAGACCGCAAACTCCGATGCCGCATCCGCAGGCAGATAGATCCGTAGAAGAATGCGATCCGCCGCGTAGGCTAGCATCAGTCCCACCACGGCGCCAGAGCCTGAGAGAAGTAGGCTTTCGACCAGAAGTTGGCGCACGATGCGGGCGCGTCCCGCGCCGATGGCCAGCCGCACGGCAAATTCCTTTTCTCGTGTTGTGGCGCGCGCCAGCAACAAATTTGCCAGGTTAGCACAGGCAAGAAGCAGAACAGCCGCGGTGAGCGCGAGCAAGACCCATAGCGGTCTGCTCATATATTCACGGAGATCGTTGTCGGAGCCCGGCAGCAGTTCAATGCGATTACGGAGGAATGGCTCCCGATCCGCAGCTGTCGCAGATCTGATGAACTCGGGTTGCTGAACTTCCATTTCAAGGATGCTGTGCAGAAGTGGCTGCAGCGAGGCCTGCGCCTGCTCTGTATTCATACCGGGCCTGAGGCGGCCGTAGGTGGTCACCCAACTCAGCCGGCGGCGCCGGTCTTTGAGTCCGTCCGAGTGCGGCGTCATCTCGGTCTTCATCATGATGGGAACGAAGATCTTGGCGGGTTCTCCCATCTCCACGCCGTCGAAGCCTGGCTGCGCAACTCCGATAACGGTCATCGCCTGACCATTCAAGGCTATGGTCCGCCCAATCATGTTGCGGTCCCCGTTGAAGTAGCTCTGCCAGAAGCTGTAGCTGAGCACGACAACCGGCGCGCTATCGGGAATGGAGTCGTCGTCGTGGCTTATCGTGCGCCCCAGGACTGCTTCAACGCCCAATGTCTGAAAGTAGGTGCTGGAGACCAGTTCTGCAGAGATCTGCACTGTCTGATCGCTGTATCCGATCGTCACATGCGTCGGAAAGCGGCAGAACATCGCCGAGAAGACATTATTGTTGTCTCGCAAATCTTCAAACATCGGCCAGGACATCGTGTTTGGGCCATAGCTGTTGCCGTAATGATTGCCTGCCTCTTTCACAATCACCAGTTGCTTTGGATCTCTGACCGGCAAGAGCCGCAGAACCACCTGGTCAAGCAGGCTGAACATCGCGGTGTTTGCACCGATCCCAAGAGCGAGAGTTCCTACGGCGACCAGGGAGAAAGTCGGATTGTTCGCGAGCGACCGAATGCCATATCGCACATCCTGTACAAACCTCTCTATCCATGCGCCTGTCCGAACATCGCGGACATTCTGTACTACGTGATCTGTTCCTCCTGTCTGGCGACGAGCATAGGCGTACGCCTCTTCAGGAGCCATGCCTTCCTGCAATTTCTCTGCCTCTACGAGCTTCATGTAGGCCTCGAGTTCCTCATCGAGGTCGCGATCAAGCTGTTTTCTGCGGAACGCGTTCTTCCAAAGCGCGCGAACTCGGCTGATCATAACGCCTCCTGGCCGATCCCGAGCGCTGCCCCCATGGCGAAAGAGATGCGAGCCCAGCGTTCGGTTTCAGTACGAAGTTGCTTCCTTCCAGTCTTGGTTAACGCATAGAACTTTGCACGTCGATTCGTTTCCGCCTGGCCCCAATTGGATGTGAGCCAGCCCGCCTCCTCCATTCGGTGAAGTGCGGGAAACAACGAGCCCGGCTTCACGTCGAACGCTCCGTTCGTCATTTGCCCGATTCGGCGGGAGATTCCCATGCCATGCAGTTCCTGAAGTGCGAGGGCCTTCAGAATCAAAACATCGAGTGTGCCTTGCACCAGATCGGATTCGTTGGTCGCCATGAAATCTCCTATTGACTGCCTATAAGACAGTACATCGACTCTTATAGGCAGTCAATAAGAGTATGAGCTCATACTTGCCAACACCTGATTAATGCACGCCCTTTGCTCCGCGTCAGACCTAGTGGAAAACGCAGTTGCCAACACTTCGAGGTTGGAGGGCGATCCATATGAGACCTCACGGTTGTTACGGACATGTTGTTTTGAAAGCCTCTTGAGAACACTGACCACTCGATAAAAGAGTTGTGTATGAGTTCGTTCATGGCGGAAGCGCTCGTCATAGCTCTCTGCGTTGCAGACCGCGGCATCCATCAGATCGTAAGCTGCGTGAACATCGTGCAGATAGCTAGTAGCACAGTAATCCGCGTACGGCCACGCGAGGGTGCAAACTCGCCGAAACAAATTATCCACAGCCGGGTCACGCGAGCCCAAATACCAGTAGTTACTGGATGGTAGAAGTGGCCCCGAATCCATGCAGAGCCCTTGTTAGTCCAAAGCAGCGCCGCGCAGCAGTGACATCGGAGATTGCGTTGCAAACATCCCTCCGCTTCTCTGCCAACGGCACAGTGTTCCAAAGGAGTAGACGCTTCCTAAAATGCCCGTGGACTCACCTGGGGATAATTGATTCAAAGCGCGATGAGGTGTCAGGCACGTTCAATGAGTTCCATCATCCTCATCCATCTCCATTGACACAAAGGACGTTCAGCGTGCACCAAAAGTGTCGCAATTGTCAGCGAAACCGGCAATGGAAAGCGGTACGCACCTTGCGACAAAAACGCTGCGCTCACAACATTCCGCAACTCCACGGGCTGCCGATCGAGATATCAGGCCGCTACAAGTTATAGCTCGATTCAATGATCACGAGGTCGCACTGCCGTGCGGAAAAAATGTGGAGAGGCCGACCCAAACATCCTCGTGAAATGCCTTATATGAGTACGGGGCGAAAGTGGCCAAGACCGCATCCGACGAAACGCCCAAGCTGGTGGTGATTCCGCTTCGCCGTCTTGGCGAGCCTTGCCGCCTTCACTTCGTCGATCGTACGCATCAGCCATTCACGATTCGGCTCAGTCAGTTCGACACGCCGAACGCGCTGGCCTCCGTAGATGACCAAGCCATATGGAACCTTTGCCTCCAGTTGTTCCTCTACGAGGACGCAATAGGCGAGGTTTTGGATCATGTGATTCGGAAAGACACCACCGCGGGCCGGCGGTCTGTTCGAATGTTTCAGCTCTATGGGAACAATTCCATCAGACGTTCTGATCAGGCAATCCGGTTCTCCCGAGATGCCAAGCCGGAGCGACCTGAGATCTCGTGCCGCGTAGGGCTGTTCGAGAAGATCCTGATAGAAGACTTCGCCTGGTGGGAGGCCAGAAGTTCTCCGCACTCGGGCGCTCAACCGAATGAGGACGAACGACAGCACGATCGCCGTGATGCCCATCAGGAGAACTGTCACTTCGCCCATCCCAGCCAGCAGAAGATGAAGAGGACTGCCCCCGAGAGCAACGCCGCAAACGCGGCCAGCCTGTAGCTGTCCCGGCGCGCGAGGGATCGGCCTCTCTCGATATGCCAGGCATCGGCCGCAGCTTGTAGTTCGCGGGCTTCCGGCGAAACTTCAACGCCATTCATGTACTTCAGTTCCCAGGCCTTCGAGCAATAGACGAACTCTGCCAGTTTGGTCGTACGAATGAGCTTCGCTTTGATCGGGATCGCCTCGCTCCGAGGAAATGACACCAGCATTTTGCCGTTGGCGCCAACGGACGGTCTGACCCCGGCACGTCACCAGGAGCTCGCGCGGTGTCATATCAGCAACGCCGCGCGTTCGAGAGAGGGGGAAGACCCACAGTTGGTAAC includes these proteins:
- a CDS encoding PadR family transcriptional regulator, giving the protein MATNESDLVQGTLDVLILKALALQELHGMGISRRIGQMTNGAFDVKPGSLFPALHRMEEAGWLTSNWGQAETNRRAKFYALTKTGRKQLRTETERWARISFAMGAALGIGQEAL
- a CDS encoding ABC transporter permease, yielding MISRVRALWKNAFRRKQLDRDLDEELEAYMKLVEAEKLQEGMAPEEAYAYARRQTGGTDHVVQNVRDVRTGAWIERFVQDVRYGIRSLANNPTFSLVAVGTLALGIGANTAMFSLLDQVVLRLLPVRDPKQLVIVKEAGNHYGNSYGPNTMSWPMFEDLRDNNNVFSAMFCRFPTHVTIGYSDQTVQISAELVSSTYFQTLGVEAVLGRTISHDDDSIPDSAPVVVLSYSFWQSYFNGDRNMIGRTIALNGQAMTVIGVAQPGFDGVEMGEPAKIFVPIMMKTEMTPHSDGLKDRRRRLSWVTTYGRLRPGMNTEQAQASLQPLLHSILEMEVQQPEFIRSATAADREPFLRNRIELLPGSDNDLREYMSRPLWVLLALTAAVLLLACANLANLLLARATTREKEFAVRLAIGAGRARIVRQLLVESLLLSGSGAVVGLMLAYAADRILLRIYLPADAASEFAVSPIPDGRMLAFTLGAMLLTSLVFGLLPAMRASRTEITLALKDRSGAASTGGMSLRRLLVSIQMALSLLLLVGAGLFVRTLRNLEDVGPGFPTDHLLTFTTAPTLSGYSFADTKSYYDRLKVDLEAMPGVTSIAFSTMPVLRGYAWQNAIVGKDFEGTPIEQQPVLSQVDPNYFATLGIPVIAGRAFSAQDVAPTDYAVVNESFAREYFPGRNPLGQRFGLVSDSESVPPKTEVIGVIPDRKYRDLKETPPPQAYFPYLAVSNVRGMTVYVRTQGDPRQFEDALRERMHRFDPHVPAVDLQTVNEQIGFSLRTERLVASLSAVFGCFAMVLAVIGLYGVMAYTVLRRTREIGIRIALGALRSNVIAMIMCDVLLLIGSGLAAGVTLALVLVNLIRSQLYGLNARDPLTFISSAIILALAAGFAGFIPAVRASGVDPTIALRQE
- a CDS encoding SDR family NAD(P)-dependent oxidoreductase; translated protein: MGKLEGKVAVITAATSGMALATAKLFVEEGAYVFVTGRRQAKLDEAVQEIGKNVTGVQGDAANLSDLDRLYTTVAREKGKIDILFASAGVGELAKLEDVTEEHFDKTFNLNVRGTLFTVQKALPLFNDKGSVIMNGSIASIKSSPALGTYGASKAAIRAFARTWLVELKDRGIRVNVLSPGTIDTPVLDPFGPDVKERFRSRVPRGELGRPEEIASVALFLASADSSFVNGVELFVDGGAAQI
- a CDS encoding TetR/AcrR family transcriptional regulator, translating into MLLFWKQGFDATSYTDLTKATGMSKPTIYAAFGDKVDLFRKAMVVYAEEATRVYEEALNQPTAREAVETCLRLARGLNSPPDEPRVCFLVQGALTGSADTQTLRDELAGFQRQATRKLRKRLDEGKRKGELPATANTAAMAEYFTSVVTGLSVQAANGAAAKDLNAVLKMAMASWPSK
- a CDS encoding SDR family NAD(P)-dependent oxidoreductase — its product is MSQAKPSTLGTAVITGASSGIGKVYADRLAARGYDLLLVARRRDRLQAIADDLQARFSVKVGVLVADLAQPSGLSETMQKLSSDPAITLLVNNAGTSSVVPVSQVSLDTITNLVALNVTALTALTRAVLPHFLERNSGTIVNIGSVVGFSGYPWVPIYGATKAYVLNFTQGLKQQLAETAIRLQFVAPAATVSEIWDTMGVPLSSLGAGVVMTTEDCVDAALTGLDNGEFITAPSVHDNSLVQEFEKTSSALLAATQNDQPAPRYGIRK
- a CDS encoding CRISPR-associated protein Cas4; amino-acid sequence: MTVLLMGITAIVLSFVLIRLSARVRRTSGLPPGEVFYQDLLEQPYAARDLRSLRLGISGEPDCLIRTSDGIVPIELKHSNRPPARGGVFPNHMIQNLAYCVLVEEQLEAKVPYGLVIYGGQRVRRVELTEPNREWLMRTIDEVKAARLAKTAKRNHHQLGRFVGCGLGHFRPVLI
- a CDS encoding ATP-binding protein, with the translated sequence MATALTDTPVVMLIGPRQCGKTTLVQQFADKDREYVTLDDDTVLEAARNDPAGFVRGFDLVTIDEVQRAPELLRAIKRSVDNDRRAGRFLLTGSANILTLPQVSESLAGRMEIVNLMPISRAETLGKEPSFLKMAFNGKLVKPGPDIEGDQLVHAVLVGGYPEMLRREDFRRRQAWARDYVKAIVQRDVRDIAEVEKLDQLPRLLQVLAHQSGQLTNFTQIGGQIGMDDKTTRKYTGILEQLFLVQRVSPWFRNELKRLIKTPKLHFVDSGLLATLLALTTEQIAKDRSTFGALLETFVFAEVMKQITWSDEGYTLHHYRDKDQDEIDIVVEDEHGALVGVEVKASATVHASDFKGIKKLLDICGDDLKLGIVMYDGTKVVPFGDRLFAAPISCLWV